A stretch of Rhodothermales bacterium DNA encodes these proteins:
- a CDS encoding ABC transporter permease, which translates to MFDLETAIATWRHTHSRRRAFLAEDLDELERHLRDHTAALIRSGVSTEAAFRRAVEGLGDLDSGAAEYEKVFWGKLHRRHAVVSELRWRSTMLKNYLTIAIRTLRKHRGYALINITGLAVGFACSFFILLWVRSEYAYDRFLEDGDRIHQLRRNVRMEDRIYTWSGAAKPLADVLARDYPEIEHVALTRWPESVVVTSDGRSYREMRIHVGAAFFDVFTFPFIEGAPDKAFQAEDDVVITDRLARKLFGEDWRAQDGAVGRRITLDHRRDFTVTGVIADVPDNTSMQADLFVHITDFYVGRDWVHEWGNNGFQLYATLHADAVLPAVNAKIAGIVNDNEEGADETLFFQPFEDTYLYGSFENGALVGGRIDYVHILTVVAIFLLLIASINFMNLATARGGQRAREIGVRKAIGANQRSLIQQFLTESVLLTTVAFVLALGLVYALLPLFNTVSGKAFSRGDLGVGFVAGMFGIACLVGLLAGSYPALYLSAFNPLVVLRGTFRHRVGTTWLRKGLVVLQFALSVVLIVATIAIYRQIQFIRTHDIGLARENVLYLPQEGALRTQYDAFKAALLDRPGIAGVSAASSQPLSIGSSTGGATWEGKDPDLQREFYFLGVDYDFLETMQMEIVAGRSFDPAFGADSVSVLVNEEAARLIRDDVLGTTFRFWAVTGPIVGVVKDFEMNSLYDPAEPVVFFFNPEATNVVYVRTEAGRTQEAIASLEAVVTAFNPEYPFEYRFMDEDFEATYHSETVLGTLANLFSVIAIFISCLGLFGLISFTAQLRRKEMGVRKVLGATVPNLVGMLTGEMTRLVVIGIAVAIPVAYLVVDRWLAQFQSHIDIGPGLFVLAGASALLIAWLTVSYQSLKAALADPVDSLRYE; encoded by the coding sequence ATGTTCGATCTCGAAACCGCCATCGCCACCTGGCGGCATACGCACAGCCGCCGCCGGGCTTTTCTTGCAGAGGATCTCGACGAGCTCGAACGCCACCTGCGCGACCATACCGCCGCGCTGATCCGGAGCGGTGTCTCGACGGAGGCGGCGTTCCGCAGGGCGGTCGAGGGGCTGGGCGATCTGGATAGCGGCGCGGCTGAATACGAAAAGGTATTCTGGGGCAAGCTCCACCGCCGGCACGCCGTCGTTTCCGAACTCCGCTGGAGAAGCACCATGCTAAAAAACTACCTGACAATCGCCATTCGCACCCTGCGCAAACACAGGGGCTACGCCCTGATCAACATCACCGGGCTCGCGGTCGGGTTCGCCTGCAGTTTCTTCATCCTGCTGTGGGTGCGGAGCGAATACGCGTACGACCGGTTCCTCGAAGACGGCGACCGCATCCATCAGCTACGACGCAACGTGCGGATGGAAGACCGCATCTATACGTGGAGCGGGGCCGCCAAGCCGCTCGCCGACGTCCTGGCGCGCGACTACCCCGAGATCGAGCACGTAGCGCTCACTCGCTGGCCGGAATCCGTCGTCGTGACGTCGGACGGGCGCTCGTACCGGGAGATGCGCATCCACGTCGGCGCGGCCTTCTTCGACGTCTTCACGTTCCCGTTCATCGAGGGCGCGCCGGACAAGGCCTTTCAGGCGGAGGACGACGTCGTGATCACCGATCGCCTGGCGCGCAAGCTGTTCGGCGAGGACTGGCGCGCGCAGGACGGGGCCGTAGGTCGGCGCATCACGCTCGACCACCGGCGCGACTTCACGGTCACCGGCGTCATCGCCGATGTGCCCGACAATACCTCGATGCAGGCCGACCTCTTCGTGCATATCACCGACTTTTACGTCGGGCGCGACTGGGTACACGAATGGGGAAACAACGGCTTCCAGTTGTACGCGACCCTCCACGCGGACGCGGTCTTGCCGGCGGTGAACGCAAAGATTGCCGGCATCGTGAACGATAACGAAGAAGGCGCCGACGAGACGTTGTTTTTCCAGCCGTTCGAGGACACGTATCTCTACGGCTCCTTCGAGAACGGAGCCCTCGTCGGCGGCCGCATCGATTACGTGCACATCCTCACCGTGGTGGCGATTTTTCTGCTGCTCATCGCTTCGATCAATTTCATGAACCTCGCCACAGCACGTGGTGGACAACGGGCGCGCGAGATCGGCGTGCGCAAAGCGATCGGCGCCAACCAGCGTTCGCTCATCCAGCAGTTTCTGACCGAGTCGGTTCTCCTCACGACTGTCGCGTTCGTCCTCGCCCTCGGGCTCGTCTACGCCCTGCTCCCGCTGTTCAATACCGTCAGCGGGAAAGCGTTTTCCCGAGGCGACCTCGGCGTCGGTTTTGTCGCCGGGATGTTCGGCATCGCGTGTCTGGTGGGGCTGTTGGCCGGCAGCTACCCGGCGCTGTATCTCTCGGCGTTCAACCCGCTCGTCGTATTGCGCGGGACGTTCAGGCATCGCGTGGGTACGACGTGGTTGCGAAAAGGACTGGTCGTGCTGCAGTTCGCGCTCTCCGTCGTCCTCATCGTCGCCACCATCGCCATCTACCGGCAGATCCAGTTCATCCGCACGCACGACATCGGGTTGGCGCGGGAGAACGTCCTGTATCTGCCCCAGGAGGGGGCGCTGCGCACGCAATACGACGCCTTCAAGGCGGCGCTGCTGGACCGCCCGGGCATCGCCGGCGTCTCCGCGGCCTCGTCGCAGCCGTTGTCGATCGGCAGCAGCACCGGCGGCGCCACGTGGGAAGGCAAGGATCCGGATCTGCAGCGCGAGTTCTATTTCCTCGGGGTGGACTACGACTTCCTCGAAACGATGCAGATGGAGATCGTTGCCGGTCGTTCGTTTGACCCCGCCTTCGGCGCCGACAGCGTCAGCGTACTGGTCAACGAAGAGGCCGCCCGGCTCATCCGGGATGACGTGCTGGGGACCACGTTTCGCTTCTGGGCGGTGACCGGGCCGATCGTGGGCGTGGTGAAGGACTTCGAGATGAACTCGCTCTACGATCCGGCGGAACCCGTCGTGTTCTTCTTCAATCCCGAGGCGACGAACGTAGTATACGTGCGTACCGAGGCCGGCCGCACGCAGGAGGCGATCGCCAGTCTGGAAGCCGTGGTAACGGCGTTCAATCCGGAATACCCGTTCGAGTACCGCTTCATGGATGAGGACTTCGAGGCGACCTATCACAGCGAGACGGTGCTCGGGACGCTCGCCAACCTGTTTTCCGTCATCGCGATCTTCATCTCCTGCCTCGGTCTGTTCGGGCTGATCTCGTTCACCGCACAGTTGCGCAGGAAAGAAATGGGCGTGCGGAAGGTCCTCGGCGCCACCGTGCCCAACCTGGTGGGTATGCTGACGGGCGAGATGACCCGGCTCGTGGTGATCGGCATCGCCGTGGCCATCCCGGTCGCCTATCTCGTGGTCGACCGATGGCTCGCGCAATTCCAATCGCACATCGATATCGGCCCCGGGTTGTTCGTGCTGGCCGGCGCCAGCGCGCTGCTGATCGCGTGGCTCACCGTGAGCTACCAGTCCCTGAAAGCCGCCCTGGCGGATCCCGTGGACAGCCTGCGGTATGAGTAG
- a CDS encoding PadR family transcriptional regulator gives MFPKPLLAASFEPLVLALLGRGETYGYEIIQEVQSLSDGRITWTANRLYPLLHDLENRRLVSSTWRHDEPGPGRKYYRLTTKGEQALASAKRDWLDLNAVLAKLWGPEPATAL, from the coding sequence ATGTTTCCAAAGCCGTTACTCGCCGCGTCGTTCGAACCGCTCGTCCTCGCCTTGCTGGGGAGGGGTGAAACCTACGGATACGAGATCATCCAGGAGGTACAGTCCCTTTCCGACGGGCGCATCACCTGGACGGCGAATCGTCTGTATCCGTTGCTCCACGACCTCGAGAACCGCCGACTCGTTTCCTCGACCTGGCGGCACGACGAACCCGGTCCGGGAAGGAAGTACTACAGGCTCACTACGAAGGGCGAGCAGGCGCTCGCCAGCGCGAAGCGCGACTGGCTGGACTTGAACGCCGTTCTCGCCAAACTCTGGGGCCCCGAGCCCGCCACCGCACTCTGA
- a CDS encoding GNAT family N-acetyltransferase, translated as MAFIRTYESRDWQELLPILRATFAAGDTYAFSPDSTEADIHRIWIEGPQASYVIVADDGTVLGTYFIRANQPGLGSHVCNCGYIVAESARGQGLATQLCEHSQAEARRLGYRAMQYNLVVSTNDVAVRLWKKLGYAIVGTLPGAFHHAKEGFVDAYVMFKTL; from the coding sequence ATGGCGTTCATTCGCACATACGAATCGCGGGACTGGCAGGAATTGTTGCCCATCCTGCGTGCCACGTTCGCGGCCGGCGATACCTATGCGTTCTCGCCGGACAGCACCGAGGCTGACATACACCGGATCTGGATCGAGGGGCCGCAGGCCTCCTACGTCATCGTTGCCGACGACGGCACGGTACTCGGAACCTATTTCATACGAGCAAACCAGCCGGGGCTCGGCAGCCATGTCTGCAACTGCGGCTATATCGTCGCCGAATCGGCGAGAGGGCAGGGACTCGCCACACAGCTCTGCGAACATTCGCAGGCAGAGGCGCGGCGTCTCGGTTACCGGGCCATGCAGTACAACCTCGTCGTCTCCACCAACGACGTGGCGGTTCGTCTGTGGAAAAAGCTCGGCTACGCTATCGTCGGTACGCTTCCGGGCGCGTTCCATCACGCCAAAGAGGGATTTGTAGACGCCTACGTCATGTTCAAAACGTTGTAA
- a CDS encoding VOC family protein: MNTIPAGTELARPFVPAKDFNRSREFYEALGFDKLLDGEVAIFAAGSGGFILQRFYQKDLAENLMMQLMVDDLDAWWRHIEALDLPARFGVSAPKAPKLQPWGLRVAYVVDPSGVLWHVAERRPGVAHD; this comes from the coding sequence ATGAACACGATTCCTGCCGGCACCGAACTGGCGCGGCCCTTCGTGCCGGCGAAAGACTTCAACCGCTCCCGGGAGTTCTACGAGGCGCTCGGCTTCGATAAACTGCTGGATGGCGAGGTCGCGATTTTCGCCGCCGGCTCCGGTGGCTTCATCCTGCAGCGGTTTTACCAGAAGGATCTGGCCGAAAACCTGATGATGCAGCTCATGGTCGATGACCTCGACGCCTGGTGGCGCCATATCGAGGCGCTCGACCTGCCGGCCCGGTTCGGCGTAAGCGCGCCGAAGGCTCCCAAACTCCAGCCCTGGGGACTGCGTGTGGCCTATGTGGTAGATCCCTCCGGCGTGCTCTGGCACGTCGCCGAGCGCCGGCCGGGGGTTGCGCACGACTGA
- a CDS encoding DUF1772 domain-containing protein, with translation MELHAIALVLAAFLCSLVAGFLFAFAVVAMPGIKTLDDGAFIRAFQAMDGVIQNNQPLFMVVWLGSVVALIAAAVTGFGHLEGMARWGLIGTALVYLGGVQAPTVLINVPLNNRLQSLDVDALDASSRAAARAAFEGRWNRSNRFRTVVACLVALVLTGRFFWM, from the coding sequence ATGGAGCTGCATGCGATAGCCCTGGTACTGGCCGCATTTCTGTGTTCGCTCGTGGCGGGCTTTCTCTTCGCCTTCGCGGTCGTGGCGATGCCTGGCATCAAAACGCTCGACGACGGGGCGTTCATCCGGGCCTTCCAGGCGATGGACGGCGTCATCCAGAACAACCAGCCGCTCTTCATGGTCGTCTGGCTCGGATCCGTCGTCGCCCTGATCGCGGCCGCCGTGACCGGATTCGGGCATCTGGAAGGCATGGCACGTTGGGGGCTGATCGGTACGGCGCTCGTCTATCTCGGAGGGGTCCAGGCGCCTACCGTCCTCATCAACGTTCCGCTGAACAACCGCCTGCAATCGCTCGACGTCGACGCCCTGGATGCGTCGTCGCGCGCCGCCGCACGCGCGGCCTTCGAGGGGCGCTGGAATCGATCGAATCGGTTCCGCACGGTGGTGGCATGTCTGGTCGCGCTGGTATTGACCGGGCGATTTTTCTGGATGTGA
- a CDS encoding DUF5990 family protein, giving the protein MPEKRLFNCRIVVDSPLAGVTYAMQRGKTALHPPARSTPEALVFEFPLTLVDIDADPPRLTGEFAQGPADKRFVYVNTGTIAGQFASPWRRRAKVPLYGIQRAMLAELMAAQENLMLEARIHGVAKDGGPACATVPLLAAWSIVPGA; this is encoded by the coding sequence ATGCCCGAAAAACGTCTCTTTAACTGCCGAATCGTCGTCGATTCGCCGCTCGCCGGCGTAACGTACGCCATGCAACGTGGCAAGACCGCCCTGCATCCGCCGGCCCGGTCGACTCCGGAAGCGCTCGTCTTCGAGTTTCCGCTCACGCTGGTGGATATCGATGCTGACCCGCCGCGCCTGACGGGCGAGTTCGCGCAGGGGCCGGCCGATAAACGCTTCGTGTACGTGAACACCGGCACCATTGCCGGCCAGTTCGCTTCTCCGTGGAGACGCCGCGCGAAGGTGCCCCTCTACGGGATCCAGCGAGCGATGCTGGCCGAACTGATGGCCGCGCAAGAGAACCTGATGCTGGAGGCGCGCATACACGGCGTAGCCAAGGACGGCGGGCCGGCGTGCGCCACCGTCCCGTTGCTGGCGGCGTGGTCGATCGTACCCGGTGCCTGA
- a CDS encoding YdeI/OmpD-associated family protein, with protein MAKLPPNAVHPLSRAEWRSWLLEHHRRAEGVWLVTFKKGTGQPHLEYGASVEEALCFGWIDSKPNKLDDERSMRWFAPRKAGTGWSRLNKERIEHMLRTGLMHPSGLARIEQAWADGSWTLLDAIEELHVPADLAEALAAYPLAEENFMAFPRSAKRGILEWIHTAKKPETRAARIAETARLANANERANQWRPKKAT; from the coding sequence ATGGCGAAGCTACCTCCCAACGCCGTCCATCCGCTATCGCGGGCCGAATGGCGGTCCTGGTTGCTTGAGCATCACCGGCGCGCAGAAGGCGTCTGGCTGGTCACGTTCAAGAAGGGCACCGGCCAGCCACACCTCGAGTACGGAGCGTCCGTCGAGGAAGCCCTGTGCTTCGGCTGGATTGACAGCAAGCCAAACAAACTGGATGACGAGCGCTCCATGCGCTGGTTCGCCCCGCGCAAAGCCGGGACCGGGTGGTCGAGGTTGAACAAAGAGCGTATCGAGCACATGCTGCGCACGGGCCTCATGCACCCTAGCGGCCTGGCCAGGATTGAGCAGGCCTGGGCGGACGGTTCATGGACGCTGCTGGATGCGATCGAGGAACTTCATGTGCCGGCGGACCTTGCCGAGGCCCTTGCAGCCTATCCGCTGGCGGAAGAAAACTTCATGGCGTTTCCAAGGTCGGCGAAACGAGGTATCCTGGAGTGGATTCACACGGCGAAGAAGCCCGAGACGAGAGCCGCGCGCATCGCCGAAACCGCTCGCCTGGCGAACGCCAACGAGCGCGCCAATCAGTGGCGCCCCAAGAAGGCGACCTAA
- a CDS encoding DUF4097 family beta strand repeat-containing protein: MRALFSLLVLSLITLPAAAQNVRVLADDEACDRSGWGDRNTERYCEVREITLPANRDLIRVDGGKNGGIRVEGWNRKEMLIRAIVTATDRTEDAARERVDEIDIKTNGTIEADLPENRSRGKYWTSVSFEIFVPRTSNLSLDASNGGIHIANIDGDVRFETTNGGVKLIDLAGDIRGHTTNGGVDIELTGSAWKGEALDVETTNGGVEIRVPEDYSARLEAGTTNGGIRFDFPVMVQGQLNKRISIDLGDGGNTVRAVTTNGGVRVRRS, encoded by the coding sequence ATGCGCGCCCTATTTAGCCTGCTCGTCCTTTCCCTGATAACCTTGCCCGCCGCGGCGCAGAACGTGCGCGTCCTTGCCGACGACGAAGCGTGCGACAGGAGCGGGTGGGGAGACCGCAACACGGAGCGGTATTGCGAGGTACGTGAAATCACGCTGCCGGCCAACCGGGATCTCATCAGGGTGGATGGCGGCAAGAACGGGGGCATCCGCGTGGAGGGCTGGAACCGCAAGGAGATGCTGATCCGCGCCATCGTGACGGCGACGGACCGCACGGAAGACGCGGCTCGCGAACGGGTCGACGAGATCGACATCAAGACGAACGGCACGATCGAAGCCGATCTCCCCGAAAACCGCTCCCGCGGGAAATACTGGACCTCCGTGAGCTTCGAGATTTTTGTGCCGCGCACCTCCAACCTCTCGCTCGACGCCAGCAACGGCGGCATCCACATCGCCAACATCGACGGTGACGTGCGGTTCGAAACGACCAACGGTGGCGTGAAGCTGATCGATCTCGCCGGCGACATCCGCGGCCATACGACCAACGGCGGCGTCGATATCGAACTGACCGGGTCGGCCTGGAAGGGCGAGGCGCTCGATGTCGAGACCACAAACGGCGGTGTTGAGATTCGCGTGCCGGAAGACTACTCGGCGCGCCTCGAAGCCGGCACCACCAACGGCGGCATCCGGTTCGATTTCCCGGTCATGGTGCAGGGCCAGCTGAACAAACGGATCTCGATCGATCTTGGCGACGGCGGCAACACAGTGCGTGCCGTCACCACGAACGGCGGAGTGCGGGTGCGGCGAAGCTGA
- a CDS encoding ABC transporter permease, with protein sequence MFDLEKAIATWRGFHLYRRAISGDDLDELEQHLRDQVAALVAEGHGVEAAYRRALGEMGDGFTAETEYRKVYWGKVRRRHGLAQEIIGRMLMVRNWFKLALRNAKRHPGYTLINVGGLALGLSCCFLIVLFVQHELSYDRYHAKADRIVRLIYGSDSGDDAGEWAANSAAGYAPFLTANLPEIEAAVRIENFRSPYVALEDGQRRRLEGLALADPTLFEVFDFTFLRGDPATALQDNHAVVLTQHAAEALFGRQDPIGRSIRYGDRYDLTVSAVIADMPDASHFHFNAVASFRLLEDLVGPTELEGFTNYNYNTYFLLRPDVDRQALEAKITAAMRERFNADRAPDDEGSRYVAGLQPLTAIHLTNDLAFDYAGHRDVRYLIVFGIIGALILLIACVNFMNLATARAVQRASEVGVRKAVGAVRSQIVGQFIGESVLMSVLAIGIGMVLAALALPVFNEAVNGTASFSLARLGTIGLLVTIGLAAGVLAGSYPAFYLSAFLPARVLKGDLARGGGATLLRKGLIVFQFATSVFLMVATATVYRQLNYMQERDLGFSKEQVVFLSPPGAVIESYETFRQELLSDPSIEQVALTGGLPGRVNTNRGYNWPGQTQEGDQEGASFWTGFADPDYFDVLGMTLVAGRTFSREVPTDTNDTYVLNETAVRQLGWSPEEAVGQPFRAWDRPMGTVIGVVKDFHFQSLHQPVESLVLNYKPTWMGTVALRTKAGALPAAIAHLQTTWNAFSGGFPLEYRFLDEDFDRLYQNEARLGSLFAFFAAIAVFIACLGLFGLAAYAAQQRTKEIGVRKVLGASVRSLVLLLSKEFVGLVAVALVVAVPASYLAMQRWLDGFAYHTGIGVWIYLAAGAVALGIAFATVSTQAMRVAQADPVKSLRYE encoded by the coding sequence ATGTTCGATCTGGAAAAAGCGATCGCTACCTGGCGCGGGTTTCACCTCTACCGGCGCGCCATCTCGGGCGACGACCTCGACGAGCTGGAGCAACATCTGCGCGATCAGGTGGCGGCGCTCGTGGCGGAGGGGCACGGCGTCGAGGCGGCCTATCGCCGGGCTCTCGGGGAGATGGGGGACGGATTCACGGCGGAAACGGAATACCGCAAAGTCTACTGGGGAAAGGTTCGCCGCCGGCACGGCCTGGCCCAGGAAATCATCGGGAGGATGCTCATGGTTCGGAACTGGTTCAAGCTCGCGCTACGGAATGCGAAACGGCATCCGGGTTATACGCTCATCAATGTCGGCGGTCTGGCCCTCGGGCTCAGCTGTTGTTTTCTGATCGTGCTGTTCGTCCAGCACGAACTGAGCTACGACCGCTACCACGCGAAGGCGGACCGCATCGTGCGTCTCATCTACGGCTCGGATTCCGGCGACGACGCCGGCGAGTGGGCGGCGAATTCGGCCGCGGGCTACGCGCCGTTCCTGACGGCCAACCTCCCGGAGATCGAAGCAGCGGTACGCATCGAGAATTTCCGCTCGCCCTATGTCGCTCTCGAAGACGGCCAGCGCCGGCGGCTCGAGGGGCTGGCGCTCGCCGACCCGACGTTGTTCGAGGTGTTCGATTTCACGTTTCTCCGGGGCGACCCGGCGACCGCCCTGCAGGACAACCATGCGGTTGTGCTCACGCAGCACGCCGCGGAGGCGCTCTTTGGCCGGCAGGACCCCATCGGCCGTTCGATCCGGTATGGGGATCGGTATGACCTCACGGTGTCGGCCGTTATCGCGGACATGCCCGACGCGTCCCATTTCCACTTCAATGCCGTGGCGTCATTTCGCCTGCTGGAGGATCTGGTCGGGCCCACGGAGCTCGAGGGGTTCACCAATTACAACTACAACACCTACTTCCTGCTGCGCCCCGACGTCGATCGCCAGGCGCTCGAAGCGAAGATCACGGCGGCGATGCGCGAGCGTTTTAACGCCGACCGCGCCCCGGACGATGAGGGGAGCCGGTACGTCGCCGGCCTCCAGCCGCTCACGGCCATCCACCTGACGAACGACCTGGCGTTCGACTACGCCGGCCACCGCGACGTGCGCTATCTGATCGTCTTTGGAATCATCGGGGCGCTCATCCTGCTCATCGCTTGCGTCAATTTCATGAATCTGGCCACGGCGCGGGCTGTGCAGCGCGCCTCGGAGGTGGGCGTCCGCAAGGCCGTCGGGGCCGTCCGGTCGCAGATCGTGGGGCAGTTCATCGGGGAGTCCGTGCTGATGAGCGTGCTCGCCATCGGGATCGGGATGGTGCTCGCCGCGCTGGCGCTGCCGGTGTTCAACGAAGCCGTCAACGGTACGGCCTCGTTCTCGCTGGCCCGGCTCGGGACCATCGGGCTGCTGGTGACGATCGGGCTCGCCGCCGGCGTGCTCGCCGGCAGCTACCCGGCGTTTTATCTCTCGGCCTTCCTGCCGGCGCGCGTCCTCAAGGGCGATCTCGCGCGGGGCGGCGGCGCCACGCTGCTGCGCAAGGGGCTGATCGTCTTCCAGTTCGCCACCTCGGTGTTCCTCATGGTCGCCACGGCCACCGTCTACCGGCAGCTCAACTACATGCAGGAGCGCGATCTCGGCTTCTCCAAGGAGCAGGTCGTATTTCTCTCGCCGCCCGGCGCGGTCATCGAGAGCTACGAGACGTTCCGCCAGGAGCTGTTGTCCGACCCGAGCATCGAGCAGGTCGCCCTCACGGGGGGCTTGCCGGGGCGGGTGAATACAAATCGTGGCTATAACTGGCCCGGACAGACGCAGGAAGGTGACCAGGAAGGCGCCAGCTTCTGGACCGGCTTCGCCGATCCCGACTATTTCGATGTACTGGGGATGACGCTCGTCGCCGGCCGCACGTTCTCCCGCGAGGTGCCTACGGATACAAACGACACGTATGTGCTCAACGAGACGGCGGTGCGCCAGCTGGGGTGGTCGCCTGAAGAGGCCGTCGGACAGCCGTTCCGCGCCTGGGACCGGCCGATGGGCACCGTGATCGGGGTGGTAAAGGATTTCCACTTCCAATCGCTGCACCAGCCCGTCGAGTCGCTCGTGCTGAACTACAAGCCGACGTGGATGGGCACCGTGGCGCTGCGCACGAAGGCCGGCGCGCTGCCGGCGGCGATCGCACACCTGCAAACGACGTGGAACGCGTTTTCAGGTGGTTTCCCGCTCGAATACCGCTTTCTGGATGAGGACTTCGACCGGCTCTACCAGAACGAGGCACGCCTCGGATCGCTGTTTGCCTTTTTTGCCGCCATCGCGGTCTTTATCGCGTGCCTCGGCCTGTTCGGGCTCGCCGCCTATGCGGCGCAGCAGCGGACGAAAGAGATCGGCGTCCGCAAGGTGCTCGGCGCCTCCGTGCGGAGCCTCGTGCTGCTGCTGAGCAAGGAGTTCGTGGGCCTGGTCGCCGTGGCGCTCGTCGTGGCCGTGCCGGCTTCGTACCTCGCGATGCAGCGCTGGCTCGACGGGTTCGCCTATCATACCGGCATCGGCGTGTGGATCTACCTGGCAGCCGGCGCGGTGGCGCTGGGTATCGCCTTCGCGACCGTCAGCACCCAGGCCATGCGCGTCGCCCAGGCCGATCCGGTGAAGAGCCTGCGGTATGAGTAG